The Streptomyces sp. NBC_00576 genome contains the following window.
AGGAGACCGCGTACGGCCAGTACGCGCCCCACGACCTGGTCAGGGACTTCGCACGCGAACTGGCCGCGGCCGAGGCGGCGAGTGACGAGCCGACGACTGCCCAAGGTTGACGCGCGTCACTTGGCGTCGGCATAACACTCCACCACCGCCGTACTGAACGGAAACCGCACCGGCGTCTGCCCGAACGTCAGCCGCCCCGCCAGCTCTCCCGCCTCCCGGATCGCCGCCGCCACCGTCTCCGCCTCCTCCTCGGGGCAGTGCACGATCACCTCGTCGTGCTGGAAGAAGACCAGCTCGGCCGCCATCCCCGCACAGGACCGGCGCAGCGCGGCGAGCAGCAGCAGGGTCCAGTCGGCGGCGCTGCCCTGGACGACGAAGTTGCGCGCGAAGCGGCCCCGGGCACGGGAGTTGGAGGAGGCGTATCCCGGCACCCACTCCTGCGCCCCCGACCCTCCCGCACTCCCGGCAGGGTCGATGCCCGCCTCGTCCTCCGAGAGCGGGATGCCGGCCTCCTCCACCGAGTCGTCGTTGGCGCGCGCCGCCGGCGGACACGTACGCCCCAGCCAGGTCCGCACGAGCCTCCCCTCCTCTCCCGCGCGCGCCGCGTCGTCCACGTACGCGACCGCCTTCGGGAACCGGCGTCTGAGCGCGGCGAGGTTCTTGAGGCCGTCCCCGGAGGTCTGCCCGTACACCGCGCCCAGCACGGCGAGCTTGGCCTGCGCCCGGTCGCCCGAGAACGCGCGGTCGGAAACGGACTGGTAGAGGTCGGTCTCCCGCCCCGCGACCTCCATCAGCCCGGGGTCGCGCGAGATGGCGGCGAGGACCCGCGGCTCCATCTGGTCGGCGTCGGCTACGACGAGCCGCCATCCCGGGTCGGCGATCACGGCCCGCCGGATCACCTTGGGGATCTGCAGCCCGCCCCCGCCGTTGGTGACCCACCGCCCGGTGACCGTCCCGCCGGCGAGGAACTCGGGCCTGAACCGCCCGTCCCGTACCCAGTCCTGGAGCCACGACCACCCGTGCGCGACCCAGATCCGGTACAGCTTCTTGTACTCGACAAGGGGCTTCACCGCCGGATGGTCGATGCTCTCGATCTCCCATCTCCTCGTGGACCGCACCTTGATCCCGGCCTGTGCGAAGGCCTTGACGACATCGGCGGGCAGATCGGGCCGCACCCGGCGCCCGAACGCCGCCGACACCTCGTCCGCCAGCTCGGCGAGCCGTCGGGGCTCACCACCGCCCGCGTACCGCTCACCCAGTAGCTCGTGGAGCACGTCGCGATGGACGTCCGCGCGCCACGGCAGCCCCGCCGCGTTCATCTCGGCGGCCACCAGCATCCCCGCCGACTCGGCTGCCGTCAGCAGCCGCATCCGGTCCGGGTGCGCGGTCGCGTCGTGCCGCCGCTGCTGGTCGGCGTACACCTCCAGCAGGTCCGCCAGCGGTACATGCACCGGCCCCGGCTCGAAGAGCGGCGACTGCGCGCCGGGTTCGGCGGACCGCTGCGGCGGATCCGGCGGTACGGGACCACCGCGCAGCCGGGCGAGGGCCGCCGCCGCGGACCGGGGCTCGCCGAGCCGCCCCTCGTGGCCGAGCAGGAGCGTCTCGGCGTCCTCGATGTCGTAGCACCGCTCGACTCGCACCCCCGTGGCGAGCAGCCGCGGATAGACCTCGGGGGTGGACCGCCACACCCACCGCGTGACATCGGGCCGGTCACGGACGGCCGCGCCGAGATCCGCCTCCCGCCGCACCGGCCCGGCGGGCAGCCCGTCCGGACCGAGGGGGGCGATCTCCACGCCACCGTCCTCGGCCGGAGCGAGCGCCCACCGCTCGGCCGTCTCCGCCACGCCTGCCATGTCCGCGAGTGTGGCAGGAGGGTCTGACAACGCCCTCGACCAGCGCTTTCAGCCCAGCTCAGCTCGGCTCAGCCCATTCCTGCTAAGCCCAGCTCAGCCCTGCTCCTCGAACTCCACCTTGATCTTGGCGAGGGCCGCGACGACGTACTCCTCCGTCGCCGGCTTGGTGAGGCCGAGGCCGGACAGGACCCCGTCGCCGTTCTCGAACTCCAGCAGGGCGAGCAGGATGTGCTCGGTGCCGACGTAATTGTGGCCCAGGCGCAGGGCCTCGCGGAAGGTGAGTTCGAGGGACTTCTTCGCGTTGGCGTCGAAGGGGATGAGGGCGGGGTCGTTCTCGCCACGCGGCGGGAGACTGACGGTCGCGGCCTCGCGCACGCTGTCCAGGGAGACGCCCTGCGCGGTGATCGCCTTCGCCCCGAGGCTCTCCGGGTCGGCGAGGAGGCCGAGGATCAGGTGCTCGGTGCCGATCTGGTCGTTGCCGGCGGCCTTGGCCCCTTCCTGGGAGAGGACCACCACGTTCCTGGCCCGTGGCGTGAAGCGGCTGAAGCCCTGGCTCGGGTCGAGGTCCGACTCGCCCTTCGGCACGAACCGCTTCTGCGCGGCCTGCCGGGTGACGCCCATGCTCCGGCCGATGTCGGTCCAGGAGGCACCAGAACGCCGTGCCTGGTCCACGAAGTGACCGATCAGATGATCCGCCACCTCCCCGAGGTGATCAGCTGCGATCACCGCGTCCTGGAGCTGTTCGAGGGCGTCGGTGTGCACTTTCTTGATGGCCTCGATGAGGTCGTCGAGGCGTACAGAGGCCCGGACGGGCTGATTGGTCGTCATGTGTCAACCGTAGGTTGTCAGTAGGGGGACTGTCAACCCAACGTTGACAGTCGATGGTGGCGGCATGGCACGATCAACGGGTGACCAGCGCCAAACCCCACCCGCCCGGCACCGTCGAACGAGCCTTCCAGGCCGCCCTGTACGCCGACACGGACACCTCCCTCGACACGGGCGCCTCCCTGCTCGCCGCCGACCCGGAAGCGGATGCCGAACTCGCCCGCCGCGGCGAGGAGTTCGTGGCGTCGGCATGGCGGCGGGGCTGGCAGCCGGCCGACGTCGTACGCCTCGTACGGCGCGAGCTGGACGACGTACACGTACGCCTGGTGTCGGCGCTGATCACCGCCCAGGCGCCGAACGACCGACCCCGGGGCCCGCGCTGGACGGACCAGCTGACGGACCTCACCGAAACCCCCGCCCCGCCGCGCACGGACCGCTTCACGCACGCGACGACGCTTCTGGAGCTGTACCGCCTGCTGCTGACCCTGCCGACGCTGGAATCCCTGGACGAGCAGTCGGCAAGGCCGGGGGAGGGGGCCCGCCGTGAACACCCGGAGTCCCGGATGCTGCCCCGTATCCGCGCGCTGCTGGCGAAGGCGGAGGCGACGGGGTTCCCCGAGGAGGCGGAGGCGCTGAGCGCGAAGGCCCAGGAACTGATGGCCCGGCACAGCATCGACGAGGCTCTGCTCGCGGCCGGCGCCCCGGCGGCCGACGCCCCGCGCGCGTGCCGCCTGGGGGTGGAGGCCCCGTACGAGGAGGCGAAAGCGGTCCTGCTTCACGCGGTGGCCGACGCGAACCGCTGCCGAGCGGTCTGGAACGAGGCCCTGGGCTTCTCCACGGTGGTGGGTTTCGAACCCGACCTGGAGGCGGTGGAACTCCTCTACACGTCCCTGCTGGTGCAGGCCACGACGGCGATGACCAAGGCGGAGGCGGCGCAGCGGGCGAAGGGCCGCAAGCGCACAAAGACCTTCCGTCAGTCCTTCCTGGCGGCCTACGCCCACAAGACGGGCATCCGCCTGGCGGCAGCAGCGGCAGCGGCAGCGGAAACGGCGGACGCGGCGGCAACGCGGACGACCGCCCCCCTGCTCCCGGTCCTGGCCACCCGAGACCTGGCGGTCACCGCCCACCTGGACCAGATGTTCCCCACGACCACGACCACCCGCCTACGGGGCGTGACGGACGAAGCGGGCTGGACAGAGGGCACAGCAGCAGCGGACCGAGCAGCCCTACACACCCACCCACGCCTGCCGGACGCCTAGCGACACCGGTCCGCCCTGCTTCTGCAGCCGAGTGGTACTTCTTCAGCACCGGCCGGCACCACTCAACCCGTCTGGGGGTCCCCCCTCTGGGGGAGTTTGAGGACAAGGCCCGTTCAGGGCCGTTGGGGGGTCTGGGGGCGCAGCCCCCAGGGACAGGATGGGACGGGTAGGGGCGGCGGGGGCGAAAAACCCCTCACACCAGCCCGCGTCCAGGTTTCAGGACCCCAGCCCCGCCGTAGGCAACCCCGAGGGAAGCTGCCCGCCCTCCGCCCTCGTGTAAGTCTCCGTACCGAGACCGCTCTCCCAGGTGACCTTCATCGACGTCTTGTCGACGGAGTCGACCATCCCCTCGGCCCGGTCCTTGTTGCCGTCCGAGCACGTGAGACGGATCATCTGCATCCCCGCCTCCTTGCCCGCCGTACCGCTGCACACGGTCCCCCCGGTGGCGAACACCCCGGCCTTCGTCCCGTTGATCACCAGGGCCACGGCGCTGCCCTTGCTGGTGGTCAACCAGCTGCCCACCAGCTGACTGTCGGCAACGGTCGTACCACTACTGCCACCACTGCCACCACTGCCCCCGGCAGCCGAGTCGGAGGAGGGCGACGGCGACGAGGAGTCCGAGCTCGGGGTCCCCGCCCCCTCCCCGGACCCCCCGTCACCACTGCACCCGGCAAGCAGGAGCGCCGCAGCCACCCCGGCCACCGAGGCCGCACCAACCCTGCGTACCAGCACGCGCGCGTACGTCACCGAATTCACCGGGAAGCTCCCAACCAGTAGCCGCTGGCAAATAGCCGCGAGCAACAGCCGTACGACCGCACGACACGACCCCACGACACGACCGCAGCAAGCTACCAGGAGGACTTGCGCACCCCCGGAAGGAACCCCGCGTGCGCCTGTTCCCGGAGGCCGACCCGGGACAGTCCGAACGCCCGGAAGTACCCGCGGGGCCGCCCGTCCACCTGGTCCCGGTTGCGCACGCGCGTGGAGCTCGCGTCACGCGGCTGCCGTTCCAGCTCCCGCTGCGCCACCGCCCGTTCCGCGTCCGTCGAAGCCGGCCGCCGGACGATCTCCTTCAGCTCGGCCCGCCGCTGCGCGTACCGCGCGACGATCTCCTGTCGCTTCTCGTTCTTCGCGATCTTGCTCTTCTTCGCCATGCCGCTCCTGTCGCCGTGCCTGTCGCCGTGCCTGTTTCCGCGCCTGTTGCCGTGCCTGTTGCCGTGCGGACTCCCTCGGACCTTCAGACCCTGACCCCACGGGCCCGGATCCGGGCGACCGCCGCCTCGACACCGATCGTGTCGACGGTCTTGATCCCCTTCGTGCTCAGCCGCAGCCGGACATGCCTGCCCTCGCTCGGCAGCCAGTACCGCTTGGACTGGATGTTGGGGTTGAAGCGACGGGACGTACGTCGGTGCGAGTGGCTGATGTTGTTGCCGAAGCAAGGCTGGGCGCCGGACAGCATGCAGTGGGCGGACAAGGTGACGCACCTCTCTCGATCAGGTTATGCAAATGGAAGTCGTTTTCAGTAAGATACCAGCATGGCTCGCAACGAACTCCGGCCGGTCATCAAGCTCCGGTCCACGGCCGGGACCGGCTTCACCTATGTCACCCGCAAGAACCGCCGCAACGACCCGGACCGTATGACCCTGCGCAAGTACGACCCGGTCGCCGGCCGGCACGTCGACTTCCGAGAGGAGCGCTGATCAGCCGCCATGCGTAAAGGAATCCACCCGGCGTACGGGCCCGTCGTCTTCCGCGACCGGGCCGCGAACCACGCCTTCCTCACCCAGTCCACGATGACCAGCGAGAAGACGGTCGACTGGGAGGACGGCAACACCTACCCCGTCGTCGACGTCGAGATCTCGAACATCAGCCACCCCTTCTACACCGGCACGGCCCGCGTCCTGGACACGGCCGGCCGCGTGGAGCGCTTCGAGCGCCGGTACGGCAAGAAGGACTGAGGAAACACACGTGCAGGTGCATGAGCATGAGCTCTCCGTGGCGATCGTCGGCGGACTGCACGCCGACGCCCGCAAGGCGACCGTCGCGCGGCTGCTCGCCGACGTGCTTGGCAGCGTCGTACTCCACCACGACCTCGCCACGGCCGTGGCCGGCACGGTCGTCCGGACCATCAGCGACACCACCGGCATCCTCTCCGCGGGCGAGGCGCCCCTGGTCAACGACTGTGCGTGCTGCGCCCTGCGAGAGGACCTCGTCCCGGAGCTGCGGCGGCTCGCGGACGCCGGGCAGACCCGGCTGGCGATCGTCGAGCTGTGGGACTCCGTCGAGCCCAAGGCGATGGCCGAGGTGGTGACGGCCGGCGGCCTCACGGTCACCGGCGTCATCACCGCCGTCGACCCGGCGCTGCTGCTGCCGTACCTCGGCAACGGCGACGATCTGGCCGACGGTGGCCTCGCCGCCGCGGCCACCGACCAGCGCACGGTCGCGGACACCTTCGCCCGCCAGCTGGAGTACGCCACCGTCCTCGCCCTCGTCGACTCCCCGGAGGCCGACGACGAGGACCGTGAGCTGCTCGCGCAGCTCCACCCGACAGCCCGCCAGGTCCCCGTCACGGGCGGTCGCCCAGGAGGCTCGGCGGGCGCGACCGACGCGACCGGGGCACCCTCGATCTCGGCCCTCGCCTCCGCCGCCCTCGCCGGATTCGACGTCGAGGCCGCCGCCGCTGCCCAGCACCCGGCGTGCGCGCTGCTGCCGGCCGAGGCCGACGCGCACGGCGTGTCCACCCTCGTGTGGCACCGGCGCCGCCCCTTCCACCCGGAGCGGCTGTACGAGGCGCTGGAGGACCTGACCTGTGCCGCCGCGCGCAGCCGGGGCCGGTTCTGGCTCGCCGACCACCCCGACACACTGCTCCACTGGGACGCGGCGGGCGGCGCGCTGTGCGTGGAGAGCGCGGGCCCCTGGCTCGCCTCGCTCCCTGACGCGGCCTGGGACATGGTCCCGCCCGTGCGCCGGGCCGCCGCCGCCCTCGACTGGCACCCCGAGCACGGCGACTGCTGCCAGCACCTGGTGTTCACCTCGCCCGGCCTCGACCGCGACGGGCTCGCCCAGCTCCTGGAGTCCTGCCTGCTCACCGACGCCGAGTACGCCGGCGGACGCACCGCCTGGAAACGCCTGCCGCCCGCCTTCGACACCCTCCTGGAGGTCTGACCCCGCCATGGCCCGCAAGATCGAACGCAAGCCCCTCAAGGCCCGGCCCAACCCGCTGGACGCGGCCAAGATCACGTACATCGACTACAAGGACACGGATCTGCTGCGGAAGTTCATCTCCGACCGCGGCAAGATCCGCAGCCGCCGGGTCACCCGGGTCTCGGCCCAGCAGCAGCGGCTGCTCGCCCGCGCGATCAAGAACGCCCGGGAGATGGCCCTGCTGCCGTACGTGTCCCGGTAGCCGTCGCGCCCCCTTCGCGCCACCCTCCGCACCCCATGCGCACCCCCGTCTCCGTAGGTCCCAGGAGGCGGGGGTGCGGACGTGTGAGGGAACGCGCGGGGCCCCGCGCGCGTCAAGGTCTGTAGCGGAGCGAGCACCCGGCGTGCACGTGCATCTGACCGTGCGTATGCCCATGCATACGCCAATGCATCGGTCCATGCGTCTGCACGTGAACAGAGTTATGATCCGGCTCAGTTGACCACTGCACCAATGGCCTCACCAGCCAGTGCACCACCAGGGAGCTACCTGTGGACCACGACGTGTACGGCGTTGGCGCAGCCGATGAGTCCGGCGTGTACAACGGCATGGCCGCCGCGCGGCTGGACGGGCTCGCCGCCTGGCAGAAGAGCCGCCACAGCAACTCGCAGGGATCCTGCGTCGAGTTCGCGCGGCTGCCCGGCGGCGAGGTCGCGGTGCGCAACTCGCGCTTCCCCGACGGCCCGGCGCTCGTCTACACGCGCGCCGAGATCGAGGCGATGCTCCTGGGCATCAAGGACGGCGAGTTCGACCATCTGATAGCGAGCTGACCGCCCCGCGGACATCTCGGCCCCCGAGCCGGGTGAAACGGGGCGTAATCGTCGTACCGCACACGGTGACGCGCGTAGAACCGAGGCCCGAAGAAACGCCGCGGTATCTCACTTGGCGGAGTGCAGCCCGAACAGCGCCCAGACGACCTTGCCGCCCAGGGTGCCCGAGAGCGGATGCCAGCCCCAGCTGTCGCTGAACGAGTCGACCAGGAACAGGCCGCGCCCCGACTCGGCCGAGAAGTCCTCCGAGAACTCCTCGACGTCGTACGCCACCGGGCTCTCCCGGCTCGGGTCGCGCACCGCGCACACCAGCCGCTCGGTCCAGCGCATCAAGTGCAGCCGTACGAGCGGCTCCTGGGCCGACGAGTGCGGGGTGTCGGCGGGCAGGGCGTGCCGCAGGGCGTTGGTGACCAGCTCGGAGACGACCAGACAGACGTCGTCGAGGCTGTCGCCGATGTCCCATTGGGTGAGTGTTCTGCGGCTGAACTGCCGTGCCTCGCGCACCGCTTCGTAGCGGGCGGGCAGCGCACACGACGCCGCGTTGGCCACGGTCGAGGGATCCAGTGGCGGAAGCCCCTGCCTTAACGGCTCGAGCATGGTCGATCCATTCATCCCCATGCGAGGCACTCCCGGGAGATCGCGGTCGTTGCGATGCAGTCCTTGCGATGCAGCGGTGGCGCGAGACCATGGTTTCCGATGCTCACGGCGGATGCAAGGGCAGATGCACGTGCACGTGCCTGAATTGGACCCTCCCGTACCGCTTCTTGGTCATTTTTTCCGCCAACTTTTCACCTCTGGCCGGTCTTCCCCTTACCTCTGCCTGTGCGTACGCTCTGACGTCTTCCCATTTGAGTAACCGGACGAGTACTGCTCGGAGTGTTTTAGTGGCAGACTGCGGCCCCTGGAGAGGTTGGGGAGGGTGACGAACGTGAGCGCGGGAGAGCCGGGATCGGTGGTGCGGCGCATGCTGCTCGGATCACACCTGAGGCGACTGCGTGAGTCGCGGGGCATCACGCGAGAGGCCGCGGGATATTCGATCCGAGCCTCCGAGTCGAAGATCAGTCGTATGGAACTGGGCCGGGTGAGCTTCAAGACACGGGACGTCGAGGACCTGCTGACGCTGTACGGCGTCAACGACGAGGCCGAGCGCAACGCGCTGCTCTCGCTCGCCAGGGAGGCCAACGTCGCGGGCTGGTGGCACAGTTACTCGGACGTCCTGCCGAGCTGGTTCCCCACCTATGTGGGCCTGGAGGGCGCGGCCTCGCTGATCCGCGCCTACGAAGTGCAGTTCGTGCACGGCCTGGTGCAGACCGAGGCGTATGCGAGCGCGGTCGTCGCACGCGGTATGAAGGGCGCGAGCCCCGCCGACATCGAGCGCCGCGTCGCACTGCGCCTGGAGCGGCAGAAGTACCTCCTCTCCGCCGGCGGCCCGGAGTTCCACGTCGTCCTGG
Protein-coding sequences here:
- a CDS encoding bifunctional 3'-5' exonuclease/DNA polymerase, which produces MAGVAETAERWALAPAEDGGVEIAPLGPDGLPAGPVRREADLGAAVRDRPDVTRWVWRSTPEVYPRLLATGVRVERCYDIEDAETLLLGHEGRLGEPRSAAAALARLRGGPVPPDPPQRSAEPGAQSPLFEPGPVHVPLADLLEVYADQQRRHDATAHPDRMRLLTAAESAGMLVAAEMNAAGLPWRADVHRDVLHELLGERYAGGGEPRRLAELADEVSAAFGRRVRPDLPADVVKAFAQAGIKVRSTRRWEIESIDHPAVKPLVEYKKLYRIWVAHGWSWLQDWVRDGRFRPEFLAGGTVTGRWVTNGGGGLQIPKVIRRAVIADPGWRLVVADADQMEPRVLAAISRDPGLMEVAGRETDLYQSVSDRAFSGDRAQAKLAVLGAVYGQTSGDGLKNLAALRRRFPKAVAYVDDAARAGEEGRLVRTWLGRTCPPAARANDDSVEEAGIPLSEDEAGIDPAGSAGGSGAQEWVPGYASSNSRARGRFARNFVVQGSAADWTLLLLAALRRSCAGMAAELVFFQHDEVIVHCPEEEAETVAAAIREAGELAGRLTFGQTPVRFPFSTAVVECYADAK
- a CDS encoding Clp protease N-terminal domain-containing protein, which codes for MTTNQPVRASVRLDDLIEAIKKVHTDALEQLQDAVIAADHLGEVADHLIGHFVDQARRSGASWTDIGRSMGVTRQAAQKRFVPKGESDLDPSQGFSRFTPRARNVVVLSQEGAKAAGNDQIGTEHLILGLLADPESLGAKAITAQGVSLDSVREAATVSLPPRGENDPALIPFDANAKKSLELTFREALRLGHNYVGTEHILLALLEFENGDGVLSGLGLTKPATEEYVVAALAKIKVEFEEQG
- a CDS encoding DUF2786 domain-containing protein translates to MVAAWHDQRVTSAKPHPPGTVERAFQAALYADTDTSLDTGASLLAADPEADAELARRGEEFVASAWRRGWQPADVVRLVRRELDDVHVRLVSALITAQAPNDRPRGPRWTDQLTDLTETPAPPRTDRFTHATTLLELYRLLLTLPTLESLDEQSARPGEGARREHPESRMLPRIRALLAKAEATGFPEEAEALSAKAQELMARHSIDEALLAAGAPAADAPRACRLGVEAPYEEAKAVLLHAVADANRCRAVWNEALGFSTVVGFEPDLEAVELLYTSLLVQATTAMTKAEAAQRAKGRKRTKTFRQSFLAAYAHKTGIRLAAAAAAAAETADAAATRTTAPLLPVLATRDLAVTAHLDQMFPTTTTTRLRGVTDEAGWTEGTAAADRAALHTHPRLPDA
- the rpsN gene encoding 30S ribosomal protein S14, which gives rise to MAKKSKIAKNEKRQEIVARYAQRRAELKEIVRRPASTDAERAVAQRELERQPRDASSTRVRNRDQVDGRPRGYFRAFGLSRVGLREQAHAGFLPGVRKSSW
- the rpmB gene encoding 50S ribosomal protein L28; the protein is MSAHCMLSGAQPCFGNNISHSHRRTSRRFNPNIQSKRYWLPSEGRHVRLRLSTKGIKTVDTIGVEAAVARIRARGVRV
- the rpmG gene encoding 50S ribosomal protein L33 codes for the protein MARNELRPVIKLRSTAGTGFTYVTRKNRRNDPDRMTLRKYDPVAGRHVDFREER
- a CDS encoding type B 50S ribosomal protein L31, whose amino-acid sequence is MRKGIHPAYGPVVFRDRAANHAFLTQSTMTSEKTVDWEDGNTYPVVDVEISNISHPFYTGTARVLDTAGRVERFERRYGKKD
- a CDS encoding CobW family GTP-binding protein codes for the protein MQVHEHELSVAIVGGLHADARKATVARLLADVLGSVVLHHDLATAVAGTVVRTISDTTGILSAGEAPLVNDCACCALREDLVPELRRLADAGQTRLAIVELWDSVEPKAMAEVVTAGGLTVTGVITAVDPALLLPYLGNGDDLADGGLAAAATDQRTVADTFARQLEYATVLALVDSPEADDEDRELLAQLHPTARQVPVTGGRPGGSAGATDATGAPSISALASAALAGFDVEAAAAAQHPACALLPAEADAHGVSTLVWHRRRPFHPERLYEALEDLTCAAARSRGRFWLADHPDTLLHWDAAGGALCVESAGPWLASLPDAAWDMVPPVRRAAAALDWHPEHGDCCQHLVFTSPGLDRDGLAQLLESCLLTDAEYAGGRTAWKRLPPAFDTLLEV
- the rpsR gene encoding 30S ribosomal protein S18, encoding MARKIERKPLKARPNPLDAAKITYIDYKDTDLLRKFISDRGKIRSRRVTRVSAQQQRLLARAIKNAREMALLPYVSR
- a CDS encoding DUF397 domain-containing protein, which encodes MDHDVYGVGAADESGVYNGMAAARLDGLAAWQKSRHSNSQGSCVEFARLPGGEVAVRNSRFPDGPALVYTRAEIEAMLLGIKDGEFDHLIAS
- a CDS encoding ATP-binding protein, encoding MLEPLRQGLPPLDPSTVANAASCALPARYEAVREARQFSRRTLTQWDIGDSLDDVCLVVSELVTNALRHALPADTPHSSAQEPLVRLHLMRWTERLVCAVRDPSRESPVAYDVEEFSEDFSAESGRGLFLVDSFSDSWGWHPLSGTLGGKVVWALFGLHSAK
- a CDS encoding helix-turn-helix domain-containing protein, producing the protein MLLGSHLRRLRESRGITREAAGYSIRASESKISRMELGRVSFKTRDVEDLLTLYGVNDEAERNALLSLAREANVAGWWHSYSDVLPSWFPTYVGLEGAASLIRAYEVQFVHGLVQTEAYASAVVARGMKGASPADIERRVALRLERQKYLLSAGGPEFHVVLDEAALRRPYGDREVMRGQLQHLIEISERPNVRLQIMPFGFGGHSGESGAFTILSFPESDLSDVIFLEQLTSALYLDKAEDVTQYEKAMKELQQDSPGPAESRDLLRGLLQLS